A stretch of DNA from Candidatus Bathyarchaeia archaeon:
AGTTGTTGTCGCTTTTCCAGGGAGACCCTGAACTTTGCTTGGTGGCTGAGGATGTTAACTCGGGGAGGATTGTTGGCTTTGCTTTGGGGACTATTTTGAGGCGTCCTTTTAGTCCTTGGACTTATGGTTATTTTGTTTGGGCTGGTGTTAAGCGTATGCGTAGAAGGCAGGGTGTTGGGAAGCGGCTTTATCGTGAGTTGGAGAAGCGTTTTAGGGAGAAGGGTGCTCGAATAGCCATTGTTGATGTGGAGGGCACGAATTTGGCTGGTATGCGTTTTATGGAGAAGCTTGGTTTTAGGCGGAGCCAGACCTATGTT
This window harbors:
- a CDS encoding N-acetyltransferase produces the protein MAGKCVSKHKRKRVKRRRFEVEVRQMTLEDLPEVWRLSEKIFTPSQLQFTYRTWNINELLSLFQGDPELCLVAEDVNSGRIVGFALGTILRRPFSPWTYGYFVWAGVKRMRRRQGVGKRLYRELEKRFREKGARIAIVDVEGTNLAGMRFMEKLGFRRSQTYVWYSKSLD